A stretch of the Stigmatella erecta genome encodes the following:
- a CDS encoding RecB family exonuclease: MRRPPLTNDFSWSKSRHEKFNECLRSYYFHYYRSWGGWEADAPQDIRELYLLKKLSNRYTWAGSVVHESLKDALLDWRAGRPVDPQAVEARTHRLMQDDFRHSSKKAYWTQKHRKPFTGLVEHEYAEAIPSEAWKQNWETVRAALAWFFASRWPALARALQPAQWLEVDAGADFSSFTLEGVKVFAIPDFAFVDGEGRPVVVDWKTGKVREGYDDQVLGYALYLSQRYKYPVEKVRAALVYLNEGLEQEVQVDPSAVDAFKERFRQSVAGMRALLKDPAQNTPREAEAFPMTENLALCVRCAFRRACQREDLAAAPPRVA, encoded by the coding sequence ACCAACGACTTCTCCTGGTCCAAGAGCCGCCACGAGAAGTTCAACGAATGCCTGCGCTCGTACTACTTCCACTACTACCGCTCCTGGGGCGGGTGGGAGGCGGATGCCCCGCAGGACATCCGCGAACTGTACTTGCTCAAGAAGCTGAGCAACCGCTACACGTGGGCGGGCAGCGTGGTGCACGAGTCCCTCAAGGATGCGCTGCTGGACTGGCGCGCCGGGCGGCCGGTGGACCCCCAGGCGGTGGAGGCCCGGACGCACCGGCTGATGCAGGACGACTTCCGCCACTCCAGCAAGAAGGCCTACTGGACGCAGAAGCACCGCAAGCCCTTCACGGGGCTCGTGGAGCACGAGTACGCGGAGGCCATCCCCAGCGAGGCGTGGAAGCAGAACTGGGAGACGGTGCGCGCGGCGCTGGCCTGGTTCTTCGCCTCCCGGTGGCCCGCCCTGGCGCGCGCGCTCCAGCCGGCGCAGTGGCTGGAGGTGGATGCGGGCGCCGACTTCTCCAGCTTCACCCTGGAGGGGGTGAAGGTGTTCGCCATCCCCGACTTCGCCTTCGTGGACGGCGAGGGCCGGCCCGTGGTGGTGGACTGGAAGACGGGCAAGGTGCGCGAGGGGTATGACGACCAGGTGCTGGGCTACGCGCTCTACCTCTCCCAGCGCTACAAGTACCCCGTGGAGAAGGTGCGCGCCGCGCTGGTGTACCTGAACGAGGGGCTGGAGCAGGAAGTCCAGGTGGACCCCTCGGCCGTCGACGCCTTCAAGGAGCGCTTCCGCCAGAGCGTCGCGGGCATGCGGGCCCTGCTGAAGGACCCCGCCCAGAACACGCCCCGGGAGGCCGAGGCGTTCCCGATGACGGAGAACCTGGCGCTGTGCGTGCGCTGTGCCTTCCGGCGGGCCTGCCAGCGCGAGGACCTGGCGGCGGCGCCGCCCCGGGTGGCCTGA
- a CDS encoding tRNA threonylcarbamoyladenosine dehydratase — protein MSTQPTVTPAPAPSPALPSEAPASPLARPFKLSRRFDRTGRLLGDPAMERLSAARVVVFGVGGVGSYAVEGLVRSGIGHLTLVDHDDVCVTNTNRQLHATVKGVGKSKAELMVQRCRDINPDVQVEAVRDFYRAETSEQMLPPGRYDFVVDAIDNVKAKLHLLHRCVTLGIPVVSSMGAAGRLDPTAIRVEDLSETHMDPFAKDIRKLLKRKHGVETDRHTGITAVYSIEVRRQPVALRYDDATDGFLCVCPQDNDFHTCDHRTQIDGSAVFVTSAFGMNAAGVVVRRLASAR, from the coding sequence ATGAGCACGCAGCCCACCGTTACCCCCGCCCCTGCCCCGTCTCCGGCCCTGCCCTCGGAGGCGCCCGCGTCCCCGCTGGCCCGCCCCTTCAAGCTCTCGCGCCGGTTCGACCGGACGGGACGCCTGCTGGGAGACCCGGCGATGGAGCGGTTGTCCGCGGCGCGCGTGGTGGTGTTCGGCGTGGGCGGCGTGGGCAGCTACGCGGTGGAGGGGCTGGTGCGCAGCGGCATCGGCCACCTCACGCTGGTGGACCATGACGACGTGTGCGTCACCAACACCAACCGTCAGCTCCACGCGACGGTGAAGGGCGTGGGCAAGTCCAAGGCGGAGCTGATGGTGCAGCGCTGCCGGGACATCAACCCGGACGTCCAGGTGGAGGCGGTGCGCGACTTCTACCGCGCGGAGACCTCCGAGCAGATGCTGCCCCCGGGGCGCTACGACTTCGTGGTGGATGCCATCGACAACGTGAAGGCCAAGCTGCACCTGCTGCACCGCTGCGTCACCCTGGGCATCCCGGTGGTCAGCTCCATGGGTGCCGCGGGCCGGTTGGACCCCACCGCCATCCGCGTGGAGGACCTGTCCGAGACCCACATGGACCCATTCGCCAAGGACATCCGCAAGCTCCTCAAGCGCAAGCACGGCGTGGAGACGGACCGGCACACGGGCATCACCGCCGTCTACTCCATCGAGGTGCGCCGCCAGCCGGTGGCCCTGCGGTATGACGACGCCACCGATGGCTTCCTGTGCGTCTGCCCACAGGACAACGACTTCCACACCTGCGATCACCGGACGCAGATCGACGGCAGCGCCGTCTTCGTCACCTCCGCCTTCGGCATGAACGCCGCGGGCGTGGTGGTGCGCCGGCTCGCCTCCGCCCGCTAA
- a CDS encoding TatD family hydrolase yields the protein MIDTHCHLDASRFEPDRSEVLTRAWAAGLQGIVIPAVGPDTWEPLLELPRQEPRIQVGLGIHPQLLPELPAHQDAEHLERLDALLARGGAVAVGECGLDGPSTPGAPMERQLAVLRGHMALARKHGLPVLMHCHRAHPALIAFLQEEPFPEAGVLMHSYSGGAELARFYIQKGCHFSFAGPVTWAEARKPLDALRVIPPERLVAETDSPDQAPTPHRGQRSEPGYLPRIIEGMARVLGEPAEVLAERTALNARKLFREAFPPASR from the coding sequence ATGATCGACACCCACTGCCATCTCGACGCCTCGCGGTTCGAACCCGACCGGTCCGAGGTCCTCACGCGCGCCTGGGCCGCGGGCCTTCAGGGCATCGTGATTCCCGCGGTGGGCCCGGACACGTGGGAGCCCCTGCTGGAGCTGCCCCGCCAGGAGCCGCGCATCCAGGTGGGGCTGGGCATCCACCCGCAGCTGCTCCCGGAGCTGCCCGCCCACCAGGACGCGGAGCACCTGGAGCGCCTGGATGCCCTGCTCGCCCGGGGCGGCGCCGTGGCCGTGGGCGAGTGCGGGCTCGACGGCCCGTCCACTCCGGGCGCGCCGATGGAGCGGCAGCTCGCGGTGCTGCGCGGGCACATGGCCCTGGCGCGCAAGCATGGGCTGCCCGTGCTGATGCACTGCCACCGGGCGCACCCGGCCCTCATCGCCTTCCTCCAGGAGGAGCCCTTCCCCGAGGCCGGGGTGCTCATGCACAGCTACAGCGGGGGCGCGGAGCTGGCGCGCTTCTATATCCAGAAGGGCTGCCACTTCTCCTTCGCGGGCCCCGTCACCTGGGCCGAGGCGCGAAAGCCCCTGGATGCCCTGCGCGTCATCCCCCCGGAGCGGCTCGTCGCGGAGACGGACTCGCCGGACCAGGCCCCCACCCCGCACCGGGGGCAGCGCTCGGAGCCTGGCTACCTGCCCCGCATCATCGAGGGCATGGCCCGCGTGCTGGGCGAGCCCGCCGAAGTGCTCGCCGAGCGGACGGCCCTCAATGCCCGCAAGCTCTTCCGGGAAGCATTTCCCCCGGCTTCGCGGTAG
- a CDS encoding TolB family protein, which translates to MSLLCSALLVALTGCGDECKEPSDCTDDKGSPAEGKRWVCESNECVERDEDTPEPGPGDGGTDGGPTDGGPTDGGDTGPGDGGTPDGGGPADGGGMTVGKGGACTASMECMAGLRCEGTAGARTCQALHVAVTSAGTAVTTQVTAVRHDDTTTAPAVLSEAAAEPSRYPRWNADGSAVAFVEGTEGVGTTRLVSRALPLTAGQTTVLTDGTAAGTEDFPQLEWWPSTSLVWTKRAGASTSGLWTVPGAGGTATSLTGNGVFPSWARNGTSLAYSTRADGVLTLAAAGAQPVVVAGGTGGEQPFHNQANDWVLYAKENGSDAVLGPLYEIFTLAPTGGTIHPIANKTSEPTSGGSVDSFIANPTWAPDGTWVAYVRTYFSKPSDGSASALCGAVGASQCPGRDANVIFLQKVNPETGAADGAAVQLVTGGTLPSFSPDGRFIAYVRAKRLQIQQINPADGTAVGAVVTHALGTDVQTNRGDDNRPRWQPR; encoded by the coding sequence ATGAGTTTGCTGTGCAGTGCACTTCTGGTGGCACTGACGGGGTGTGGGGACGAGTGCAAGGAGCCATCCGACTGCACCGATGACAAGGGCAGTCCCGCGGAGGGCAAGCGCTGGGTCTGCGAGAGCAACGAGTGCGTCGAGCGGGACGAGGACACGCCGGAGCCCGGGCCGGGGGATGGCGGCACGGACGGTGGCCCCACGGATGGCGGCCCCACGGATGGTGGAGACACCGGCCCCGGGGACGGTGGCACCCCGGATGGCGGCGGCCCGGCGGATGGCGGCGGGATGACGGTCGGCAAGGGCGGGGCGTGCACCGCGTCCATGGAGTGCATGGCGGGCCTTCGCTGCGAGGGCACCGCGGGCGCCCGGACGTGCCAGGCCCTGCACGTGGCCGTGACCAGCGCGGGCACGGCGGTCACCACCCAGGTGACGGCGGTGCGCCATGACGACACCACCACGGCGCCCGCCGTGCTGAGCGAGGCCGCGGCGGAGCCCAGCCGGTACCCCCGGTGGAATGCGGACGGCTCGGCCGTCGCGTTCGTGGAGGGCACCGAGGGCGTGGGCACCACGCGCCTCGTGTCCCGCGCGCTGCCGCTCACCGCGGGGCAGACCACCGTGCTGACGGATGGCACGGCGGCGGGGACCGAGGACTTCCCGCAGCTGGAGTGGTGGCCGTCCACCAGCCTCGTGTGGACGAAGCGGGCCGGGGCGAGCACCTCGGGCCTCTGGACGGTTCCGGGCGCGGGCGGCACCGCCACGTCGCTGACGGGCAACGGCGTGTTCCCCTCGTGGGCGCGCAATGGCACGAGCCTCGCGTACAGCACGCGCGCGGACGGCGTGCTGACGCTGGCGGCGGCGGGGGCCCAGCCCGTGGTGGTCGCCGGGGGGACGGGCGGTGAGCAGCCGTTCCACAACCAGGCCAATGACTGGGTGCTCTACGCCAAGGAGAACGGCTCGGACGCCGTGCTTGGCCCCCTCTACGAAATCTTCACCCTGGCGCCCACGGGCGGGACGATCCACCCCATCGCCAACAAGACCTCGGAGCCGACCAGCGGCGGCTCGGTGGACTCGTTCATCGCCAACCCCACCTGGGCGCCGGATGGCACCTGGGTGGCGTACGTGCGCACCTACTTCTCCAAGCCCTCGGATGGCAGCGCCTCCGCCCTGTGTGGCGCGGTGGGCGCCTCGCAGTGCCCGGGCCGGGATGCGAACGTCATCTTCCTGCAGAAGGTCAACCCGGAGACGGGCGCGGCGGACGGCGCCGCGGTGCAGCTCGTGACCGGCGGCACGCTCCCGTCGTTCTCGCCGGACGGCCGGTTCATCGCCTACGTCCGGGCCAAGCGCCTGCAGATCCAGCAGATCAACCCCGCGGATGGCACCGCCGTGGGCGCCGTCGTCACGCACGCGCTGGGCACGGACGTGCAGACCAACCGCGGTGACGACAACCGCCCGCGCTGGCAGCCCCGCTAG
- a CDS encoding DHH family phosphoesterase: protein MNVQVLFHDNCFDGAASAAVFTRFYREKVRPGATFTYQGLAHKPGAEGIDPAVFTGAENAIVDFRYSQDPRLTWWFDHHVSAFQQPGDEAHFRADTGGRKFHDAHRKSCTKYLADVARERFGWDASPLADLIHWAEIIDGAQFPSPQMAVALEEPALRIMTVLESAKSPDLIPEVIRRMQHEPLAAIAASPLIAEPLAPLLERHMLNMEQVRAKARYEKGVVFFDLADEGVDSLNKFIAYALYPEARYTLWVGQGPKRAKVSLGSNPWKPELRRHDLAAIASRYGGGGHPVVAAASFKPGELDKARAAYREILAELSA from the coding sequence ATGAACGTTCAGGTTCTCTTTCACGACAACTGTTTCGATGGGGCCGCGAGCGCGGCGGTGTTCACCCGCTTCTACCGGGAGAAGGTGCGTCCGGGTGCCACCTTCACCTACCAGGGGCTGGCGCACAAGCCGGGGGCGGAGGGCATCGACCCGGCGGTCTTCACGGGGGCCGAGAACGCCATCGTCGACTTCCGCTACAGCCAGGACCCGCGGCTGACGTGGTGGTTCGACCACCATGTCTCCGCCTTCCAGCAGCCCGGGGACGAGGCGCACTTCCGGGCGGACACGGGCGGCCGCAAGTTCCACGACGCCCACCGCAAGAGCTGCACGAAGTACCTGGCGGACGTGGCCCGGGAGCGCTTCGGCTGGGATGCCTCGCCGCTGGCGGACCTCATCCACTGGGCGGAAATCATCGACGGGGCGCAGTTTCCGAGCCCTCAGATGGCGGTGGCGCTCGAGGAGCCCGCGCTGCGCATCATGACGGTGCTGGAGTCCGCCAAGTCCCCGGACCTGATTCCGGAGGTCATCCGGCGCATGCAGCACGAGCCCCTGGCGGCCATCGCCGCCTCGCCGCTCATCGCCGAGCCGCTGGCGCCGCTGCTGGAGCGGCACATGCTGAACATGGAGCAGGTGCGGGCCAAGGCGCGCTACGAGAAGGGCGTGGTGTTCTTCGACCTGGCGGACGAGGGCGTGGACAGCCTGAACAAGTTCATCGCCTACGCGCTCTACCCCGAGGCGCGCTACACCCTGTGGGTGGGCCAGGGCCCCAAGCGGGCCAAGGTGTCGCTGGGCTCCAACCCGTGGAAGCCCGAGCTGCGGCGGCATGACCTGGCGGCCATCGCCTCGCGCTACGGCGGGGGCGGCCACCCGGTGGTGGCCGCGGCGAGCTTCAAGCCCGGCGAGCTGGACAAGGCGCGCGCCGCCTACCGGGAGATCCTCGCCGAGCTCTCCGCTTGA
- a CDS encoding Maf family protein has protein sequence MRPLILASTSSARRALMDGLGLPYVAEAPGVDEDVAPTLSAREAVQELAARKARAVQARHPEAWVLGADQLVEVEGEILSKPPDVGAARKQLGKLLGRTHDICTGVCLVGPGGHLAQSLEVSRLTFYPATPEELERYLGLGEWQGCAGSYRIEGAGQALLSHLDGDRTNVQGLPMLTVVRMLRTAGFTFFETAR, from the coding sequence ATGAGACCTCTGATTCTTGCCTCGACGTCCAGCGCGCGCCGGGCCCTGATGGATGGGCTGGGCTTGCCCTACGTGGCCGAAGCCCCGGGCGTGGACGAGGACGTGGCCCCCACCCTCTCGGCCCGCGAGGCCGTCCAGGAGCTCGCCGCGCGCAAGGCCCGCGCGGTGCAGGCGCGCCATCCGGAGGCCTGGGTCCTGGGCGCCGACCAGCTCGTGGAGGTGGAGGGAGAGATTCTCTCCAAGCCGCCGGACGTGGGCGCCGCGCGCAAGCAACTCGGCAAGCTGCTCGGGCGGACGCACGACATCTGCACCGGGGTGTGCCTGGTGGGCCCCGGCGGCCACCTCGCCCAGAGCCTGGAGGTCTCCCGGCTCACCTTCTATCCCGCCACGCCCGAGGAGCTGGAGCGCTACCTGGGGCTCGGCGAGTGGCAGGGCTGCGCGGGCAGCTACCGCATCGAGGGGGCCGGACAGGCCCTGCTGTCCCACCTCGACGGAGACCGGACCAACGTGCAGGGGCTGCCCATGCTCACCGTGGTGCGGATGCTGCGCACCGCGGGCTTCACGTTCTTCGAGACGGCGCGCTGA
- a CDS encoding metallopeptidase family protein, translated as MSRRGLLAFFLLLGACQRSSSEPAQAAPVPCTAQAAAAEAPAVAEPSPPVAPPPPAAGPGEEGPAPVSPLAVCRAEGISPLEAARRSYDEGHFEAALSCAAQAAALEPDLAEAHAERGLALSELGRIPEAQMAFSRALALEPGSREALLGAAHLYTVQLPSTRERDELGLLYSERGLSQPGTSPDVVVQFALLSAMAFNDLGHAGDALERAAIVLAREPSNHEALFERALALFELCRFAEAKAAFTALLKFPGREAHAHQRLGLLLEREGKWPQAQAHFDKARALAPEDFPPPPLPSPEEFRAAVARAVEALPEDMRKDLEGIPVTAEEIPADADLMSGEPPLSPSILGLFRGPPLGEPCDGSESPCRSVALYRRNLARVAATHAELLEQIQVTLLHEVGHLRGEDDEELAARGLE; from the coding sequence ATGTCGCGGCGTGGTCTGCTCGCCTTCTTCCTTCTGCTGGGTGCCTGTCAGCGCAGCTCCTCGGAGCCTGCGCAGGCGGCGCCCGTTCCCTGTACCGCCCAGGCCGCTGCCGCCGAGGCCCCGGCGGTGGCGGAGCCGTCCCCGCCGGTGGCCCCGCCGCCGCCCGCGGCGGGCCCGGGAGAGGAGGGCCCCGCGCCGGTGTCCCCGCTCGCGGTCTGCCGCGCCGAGGGCATCTCCCCGCTGGAGGCCGCGCGGCGCTCCTACGACGAGGGCCACTTCGAGGCGGCCCTGTCCTGTGCGGCCCAGGCGGCCGCGCTGGAGCCGGACCTGGCGGAGGCCCATGCCGAGCGGGGCCTGGCGCTGTCCGAGCTGGGCCGCATCCCCGAGGCCCAGATGGCGTTCTCGCGCGCCCTGGCGCTCGAGCCCGGCTCCCGCGAGGCCCTGCTGGGCGCCGCGCACCTGTACACGGTGCAGCTGCCCTCCACCCGGGAGCGGGACGAGCTGGGGTTGCTCTACTCCGAGCGGGGCCTGTCCCAGCCGGGCACGTCCCCGGACGTGGTGGTCCAGTTCGCGCTCCTGTCGGCCATGGCCTTCAACGATCTGGGCCACGCGGGGGATGCGCTGGAGCGCGCGGCCATCGTGCTCGCGCGGGAGCCCAGCAACCACGAGGCCCTGTTCGAGCGGGCGCTGGCCCTCTTCGAGCTGTGCCGCTTCGCCGAGGCGAAGGCCGCCTTCACCGCGCTCCTGAAGTTCCCCGGCCGGGAGGCCCACGCGCACCAGCGCCTCGGCCTGCTGCTGGAGCGCGAGGGCAAGTGGCCCCAGGCGCAGGCTCACTTCGACAAGGCCCGGGCGCTGGCCCCCGAGGACTTCCCCCCGCCGCCCTTGCCCTCGCCGGAGGAGTTCCGCGCGGCGGTGGCCCGGGCCGTGGAGGCGCTCCCCGAGGACATGCGCAAGGACCTGGAGGGCATCCCCGTCACGGCGGAGGAAATCCCCGCGGACGCGGACCTGATGTCCGGCGAGCCGCCGCTGTCGCCCTCGATTCTGGGGCTCTTCCGGGGCCCGCCGCTCGGCGAGCCGTGCGATGGCTCGGAGAGCCCGTGCCGCTCGGTGGCGCTCTACCGCCGCAACCTCGCGCGCGTGGCGGCCACCCATGCCGAGCTGCTGGAACAGATCCAGGTGACGTTGCTGCACGAGGTAGGGCATCTTCGCGGCGAGGATGACGAAGAGCTGGCCGCCCGCGGCCTGGAGTGA
- a CDS encoding class I SAM-dependent rRNA methyltransferase codes for MAARNLPVVRVSLKGAKSLRRGSPWLYRTELVEPPAGEGRGRVVAVVDPQGNPIGQAFYAQRSPLALRLLTRRPATEEPADEAFFRRRLEASLGRRASLKHRDGLRLVHGEADLLPGLFVDRYGTGLTLQTLSEGMDARKEWIARVLVELTGATHVVCRDDASGRDFEGLARQVVLLHGTGEARFTYHEGENRFEVDLLGDMKTGAFLDQVDNHLRAGELARGKALDLFSYHGGFALALSRTCDSVLAVEQDPKASERIQANAARNGRKNVTVENANAFDVLRRFAETGRRFDTVVLDPPGLAKRREGLATALRAYHELNLRALKCLEPEGLLVTCSCSGKLDREGFERVVFSAAEDARRPVQILERRGAGLDHPVLANLPETEYLKALYVRAL; via the coding sequence ATGGCCGCGCGAAACCTTCCCGTTGTACGAGTGAGCCTCAAGGGCGCCAAGAGCCTGCGCCGGGGCAGCCCCTGGCTGTACCGCACCGAGCTGGTGGAGCCGCCTGCGGGCGAGGGGCGGGGGCGGGTGGTGGCCGTGGTGGACCCCCAGGGCAACCCCATCGGCCAGGCCTTCTACGCGCAGCGCTCGCCGCTGGCCTTGCGGCTGCTCACGCGCCGCCCCGCCACGGAGGAGCCCGCGGACGAGGCCTTCTTCCGCCGCCGCCTGGAGGCGTCCCTCGGCCGCCGCGCGTCCCTGAAGCACCGGGATGGCCTGCGGCTGGTGCATGGCGAGGCGGACCTGCTGCCGGGCCTCTTCGTGGACCGCTACGGCACGGGCCTGACGCTGCAGACGCTCTCCGAGGGGATGGATGCCCGGAAGGAGTGGATCGCCCGGGTGCTGGTGGAGCTGACCGGGGCCACCCACGTGGTGTGCCGGGACGATGCCTCGGGCCGTGACTTCGAGGGGCTCGCGCGCCAGGTGGTGCTGCTGCACGGCACGGGCGAGGCGCGCTTCACCTACCACGAGGGCGAGAACCGCTTCGAGGTGGACCTCCTGGGGGACATGAAGACCGGGGCCTTCCTGGACCAGGTGGACAACCACCTGCGCGCGGGGGAGCTGGCCCGGGGCAAGGCGTTGGATCTCTTCAGCTACCACGGGGGCTTCGCGCTCGCGCTGAGCCGCACGTGTGACTCGGTGCTCGCGGTGGAGCAGGACCCGAAGGCCTCGGAGCGCATCCAGGCCAACGCCGCGCGCAATGGCCGCAAGAACGTCACGGTGGAGAACGCCAACGCCTTCGACGTGCTGCGGCGCTTCGCCGAGACGGGCCGCCGCTTCGACACGGTGGTGTTGGATCCGCCGGGCCTGGCCAAGCGCCGCGAGGGGCTGGCCACCGCGCTGCGCGCCTACCACGAGCTGAACCTGCGGGCCCTCAAGTGCCTGGAGCCTGAAGGGCTGCTCGTCACCTGCTCGTGCTCGGGGAAGCTGGACCGCGAGGGCTTCGAGCGGGTGGTCTTCTCGGCCGCCGAGGATGCCCGGCGGCCGGTGCAGATCCTCGAGCGGCGCGGGGCGGGGCTGGACCACCCGGTGCTCGCCAACCTGCCGGAGACCGAGTACCTCAAGGCGCTCTACGTCCGGGCGCTGTAA
- a CDS encoding MFS transporter, with product MTLSSPALPAPLALAPRHARLAISAVFFINGLSFASWVPHIPTVQARLGLSTSLLGLALLGVALGALVAMPLTGMLVARWGSRAVTLVSSLLFCPLVALPVRAPSLPLLLVALVCFGAAYGAMDVAMNAHAVTVERKLGKTVMSSFHALYSLGGLAGAGSSILLLSGGLTPSSHMLGVSVLGLAVLLAASRFLLPASADAGGHAHAFAFPRGPLLFMGLLTFLVLMVEGAMADWSAVYLRQSLGTAAGQAGAGFAVFSLAMTTGRLTGDRLVNAFGPQRLLHVGALLAAGGLGVALVLHHPVAALIGFGCVGLGLSNLIPVLFSAAGRVPGVPSGVGIAAVSTLGYGGFLVGPPLIGLVAEPVGLPAALGLLVAFLVLVAASGSRVRGLQA from the coding sequence ATGACCCTGTCGAGCCCTGCCCTCCCGGCGCCCCTCGCGTTGGCCCCTCGCCACGCGCGGCTCGCCATCTCCGCCGTCTTCTTCATCAATGGTCTGTCCTTCGCCAGCTGGGTGCCTCACATCCCCACGGTCCAGGCCCGGCTCGGGCTGAGCACCTCGCTGCTGGGCCTGGCGCTGCTGGGGGTGGCCCTGGGCGCCCTGGTGGCCATGCCCCTCACCGGCATGCTGGTGGCCCGCTGGGGCAGCCGGGCCGTCACGCTCGTCAGCTCGCTGCTCTTCTGCCCGCTGGTGGCGCTGCCCGTGCGGGCCCCCAGCCTCCCGCTGCTTCTGGTGGCGCTGGTGTGCTTTGGCGCCGCCTATGGCGCCATGGACGTGGCGATGAATGCCCACGCGGTGACCGTGGAACGCAAGCTGGGAAAGACCGTCATGTCCTCGTTCCATGCCCTGTACAGCCTGGGGGGATTGGCCGGGGCGGGCAGCTCCATCCTGCTGCTGTCCGGGGGACTCACGCCCTCCTCCCACATGCTCGGGGTGTCCGTGCTGGGCCTGGCCGTCCTCCTCGCGGCCTCCCGCTTCCTGCTGCCGGCCTCCGCCGATGCGGGGGGCCACGCGCATGCCTTCGCGTTCCCCCGGGGCCCCTTGCTGTTCATGGGACTGCTCACCTTCCTGGTGCTGATGGTGGAGGGGGCCATGGCGGACTGGAGCGCCGTCTACCTGCGCCAGTCCCTCGGGACCGCGGCCGGCCAGGCCGGCGCGGGCTTCGCGGTGTTCTCGCTGGCGATGACCACGGGCCGGCTCACCGGAGACCGGCTGGTCAACGCCTTCGGCCCCCAGCGGCTGCTGCACGTGGGCGCCCTCCTGGCGGCTGGAGGCCTGGGCGTGGCCCTGGTGCTGCACCACCCGGTGGCGGCCCTCATCGGCTTCGGCTGCGTGGGGCTCGGGCTGTCCAACCTCATCCCGGTGCTGTTCAGCGCCGCGGGCCGCGTCCCGGGCGTTCCCTCCGGCGTGGGCATCGCGGCGGTGTCCACCCTGGGCTATGGCGGCTTCCTCGTGGGCCCGCCGCTGATTGGCCTCGTGGCCGAACCCGTGGGGCTGCCCGCCGCGCTGGGGCTCCTCGTGGCCTTCCTGGTGCTCGTGGCGGCCAGTGGCTCGCGCGTGCGAGGGCTCCAGGCCTGA
- a CDS encoding DeoR/GlpR family DNA-binding transcription regulator, translated as MTETPSALLPEERKRAILEQLSTEGRVSAADLCRTLRVSEDTIRRDLRDLDEAGLLRRVHGGALPRAQTTLAYSARTQVQQPAKQALAKIAADMVRPGQVLFIDGGTTTLEIARSLPRELRATVVTVSPPVALALSEHTGIEVHLLGGRIHREAMTTVGAETVEAVRQVRADLCLLGVCSLHGEAGITTPHAEEVAIKRAMIQGSAETMAVATADKLGTVSSFVVAPTERLATLVTEATVSEAVLAPFHKLKLRVVTA; from the coding sequence ATGACCGAAACCCCCTCCGCCCTGCTCCCCGAGGAGCGCAAGCGGGCCATCCTGGAGCAGCTCTCCACGGAAGGCCGCGTTTCCGCTGCCGACTTGTGCCGGACTCTGCGTGTTTCCGAAGACACCATCCGCAGGGACCTGCGCGACCTGGATGAGGCCGGACTGTTGAGAAGAGTCCATGGCGGCGCCCTGCCCCGGGCCCAGACGACGCTGGCCTACTCCGCGCGCACCCAGGTGCAGCAGCCCGCCAAGCAGGCCCTGGCGAAGATCGCCGCGGACATGGTGCGCCCGGGCCAGGTGCTCTTCATCGATGGGGGCACCACCACCCTGGAGATCGCCCGCAGCCTGCCCCGCGAGCTGCGCGCCACCGTCGTCACCGTCAGTCCCCCCGTGGCCCTGGCCCTGAGCGAGCACACCGGCATCGAGGTGCACCTCCTGGGAGGACGGATCCACCGGGAGGCGATGACGACGGTGGGTGCCGAGACCGTGGAGGCGGTCCGCCAGGTGCGTGCGGACCTGTGCCTGCTGGGCGTGTGCAGCCTGCATGGGGAGGCGGGCATCACCACCCCCCATGCCGAGGAGGTCGCCATCAAGCGCGCGATGATCCAGGGCTCCGCCGAGACCATGGCGGTGGCGACCGCCGACAAGCTCGGGACCGTCTCGTCCTTCGTGGTGGCCCCCACGGAGCGGCTGGCCACCCTCGTCACCGAGGCCACGGTTTCCGAGGCCGTGCTCGCCCCCTTTCACAAACTCAAACTCCGTGTGGTGACCGCATGA